Sequence from the Alkalispirochaeta americana genome:
TCAGCGGTCCTCCTGTGCCGTTGGGAGCACCTCCAGGATGACGTGTTGACATTTCCGGACGTGAAGGACCCTCGGAAGGATGGCCGGCAGGTGCCGCTGATCCCGGCAGTCGTGGAGGCGATAAACCAGGTGCCGCGACGGGGCCCGTTCATCTGGGGCTACGAGTCGGGTGAGTCCTTCGGGTACACATGGTTCACCAAACGATTTCAGCACATGATGAAGACGCTCGGATTGCCGGAACGAATGGACGGGATGAAGCGGACTCCGTACTCGTTGAAGGACACACTCGTTACGGAGCTCATTGACCGGGATGTTTCGGAAATCCTGGTGCGTGAGCTTGTAGGTCATTCCCAGACGTATGGCGAGCGGGCTCTCTCAGCGTCGCAGGCAAGGTATAAGAGACGGAGGATTGCGCGGCTGAGGGAGGTTCTGCCGGTGATAGAGGAGCTTATTGCGTAACCGCTACGCACCTCACGCAGGAACAGATGGTTGACGTTATGGCAGGCCGCGTCAGCCCCCCCAGGGGGGTGGGGTAAATAGTGAAGATTTGTCAGTCATCGATCTCATCTTCAGGGATGTCCCTATATAAATCCAATAGATGTTGTTCGCCAACAATCGGATACGCCTTTATTATTTTGTGCCTAAAGTCGGGCCAGTTATCGGAGATTCGCATTATGGCAATCACGCCACTGATATGATCTCGTAGCGTGGGATGACCTATATCGTCCGTGAGGAACTGGTGATGGCGTACTTTTCGAACACCGGGAGAAACCGGAGGATTCCGATGTTCAAGCTCCTCCAGAATCCCAGGGGCAAGACGTTTGTACACCACATCTTTGGTAATAGTGCCGATCACACCTGGCCTCTTGATTGTTTGAGGGGCATATTCCCAACCGCGAAGGCGAAATATCTGACGGTAGAACTCATCCGGGAATCGTTTCGCCCATGTAGCGTGCTTCTCATATAGATAGCGGTCAAGGATCTGTTGTAGAGCGTCTTTTTTTCGAGAGTACTGGTACCCGGTGGCTTCATCGACCAGAGCGATTATTCCAATTTTTGCGAAGCCGCCTAATAAAATCCGACACCTTTCAGCAGTCTCGCGATAGCGCATATCGAGCATGTGTTTATGGTTGAGCTCAAGCACCGCGCTGCAGATTAGCGGAAGGATTTCAACATCAAAGCCAACTGCCGGACTCCCTCCTCTACCGGGACGAATGAATCTGACTTTTTTGCTGA
This genomic interval carries:
- a CDS encoding P63C domain-containing protein, encoding MLRPRKRTARSGEQRTIQGIKSPNRAKNPPRRTPGIFQKIALKTIQDNELSSRVSKKVRFIRPGRGGSPAVGFDVEILPLICSAVLELNHKHMLDMRYRETAERCRILLGGFAKIGIIALVDEATGYQYSRKKDALQQILDRYLYEKHATWAKRFPDEFYRQIFRLRGWEYAPQTIKRPGVIGTITKDVVYKRLAPGILEELEHRNPPVSPGVRKVRHHQFLTDDIGHPTLRDHISGVIAIMRISDNWPDFRHKIIKAYPIVGEQHLLDLYRDIPEDEIDD